A single region of the Pontimicrobium sp. SW4 genome encodes:
- a CDS encoding Hsp20/alpha crystallin family protein, with the protein MTTLAKRRNRNRLLSPFRSRLMSPWENRLFPSSLDEFQNLFKFDDVFNGDFMEDDSLMPSMNVKEHKNNFEIEFAAPGFNKKDFEVTIDGNVLNVEGKKSEKTEEEEENYTCKEFSYKSFKRSSTLPESIDLNQDVKAAYKDGILKINLEKKPEAKKLSTKKVVKIA; encoded by the coding sequence ATGACAACACTAGCAAAACGTAGAAACAGAAACAGACTATTATCTCCGTTTAGAAGTAGATTAATGTCTCCTTGGGAAAACAGATTATTCCCATCTAGTCTAGATGAATTTCAAAACCTTTTTAAATTCGATGATGTTTTTAATGGTGATTTTATGGAAGATGATAGCCTTATGCCATCAATGAATGTGAAGGAGCATAAAAACAATTTTGAAATTGAATTTGCAGCACCAGGTTTTAATAAAAAGGATTTTGAAGTTACCATAGATGGTAATGTACTAAATGTTGAAGGGAAAAAAAGTGAAAAAACCGAAGAGGAAGAAGAAAACTATACTTGCAAAGAGTTTAGCTACAAATCTTTTAAAAGATCTTCAACTTTACCAGAATCAATTGATTTAAATCAAGATGTAAAAGCGGCTTATAAAGATGGGATTCTAAAAATAAACTTAGAAAAGAAACCTGAAGCCAAAAAGTTATCTACAAAAAAAGTAGTGAAAATTGCTTAG
- a CDS encoding sulfatase yields MNILKKHEYILLSIVVLSVACTSKSTTTSYNENLPNIVFILVDDLGWSDLAFMGNPVYETPNLDKLSKEAAVFTTAYAPAANCAPSRASILTGKNTPTHGIYTVGSSERGKSKNRKLIPTPNTKVLADEFITLSEVLKERGYVSTSIGKWHIGEDPRSQGFDFNIGGTDAGHPKSYFSPYKNEKLPNGEEGEYLTDRLTSEAIRFIETNKASPFFLYLPYFTVHTPLQGKIHTIAKYENKVNGNIRYNAKFGAMVESMDENVGRLLKSLKDLKLDENTLIIFTSDNGGLAHVSSQFPLRAGKGSYYEGGIRVPFMVKWGTKIKPSTIDDPITGLDIFPTITDIIKDNKDYQLDGVSLLSLLSENKRLEERALFWHFPIYLQGVNPKKDQARDTLFRIRPGSVIRKGKWKLHHYFEDNAIELYNLEKDLFESKNLVEKYPNRVKILYKELEDWRAKIKAPIPNKLNPDFQ; encoded by the coding sequence ATGAATATCTTAAAAAAACATGAATATATTCTGTTGTCTATCGTCGTTTTATCTGTAGCCTGTACCTCAAAAAGCACGACTACTTCTTACAATGAAAACCTACCAAATATTGTGTTTATATTAGTAGATGACTTGGGTTGGAGCGATCTTGCTTTTATGGGAAACCCTGTATACGAAACACCTAATCTAGATAAATTATCAAAAGAAGCTGCAGTATTTACAACTGCTTATGCTCCAGCAGCCAATTGCGCTCCAAGCAGAGCTTCTATATTAACTGGCAAGAATACACCAACGCACGGTATTTATACTGTAGGATCATCAGAAAGAGGTAAATCCAAGAACAGAAAATTAATTCCAACTCCAAACACAAAAGTTTTGGCAGATGAATTCATTACACTGTCAGAAGTATTAAAAGAAAGAGGATATGTATCAACCTCAATAGGAAAATGGCATATAGGAGAAGACCCTAGATCTCAGGGATTTGATTTCAACATAGGAGGGACAGATGCAGGACACCCCAAGTCCTATTTTAGCCCCTATAAAAATGAAAAATTACCCAATGGTGAAGAAGGAGAGTATTTAACAGATAGGCTTACTAGTGAAGCTATTCGCTTTATTGAGACGAATAAAGCCAGCCCTTTTTTTCTTTATCTGCCTTATTTTACAGTACATACGCCGCTTCAAGGTAAAATACATACAATCGCTAAGTATGAAAATAAAGTAAACGGCAATATCCGTTACAATGCCAAGTTTGGAGCCATGGTAGAGAGTATGGATGAGAATGTAGGCAGGCTACTTAAATCTTTAAAGGATTTAAAGTTAGATGAAAATACTCTTATAATCTTTACATCAGACAATGGTGGGCTTGCTCATGTATCTTCTCAATTTCCACTAAGAGCTGGTAAAGGCTCTTATTACGAGGGAGGTATAAGAGTTCCTTTTATGGTAAAATGGGGAACAAAGATTAAACCTTCAACAATAGATGATCCGATTACTGGGTTAGATATATTTCCAACGATAACAGATATAATAAAAGATAATAAAGATTATCAATTGGACGGTGTCTCATTATTATCATTACTTTCAGAAAACAAAAGACTAGAAGAAAGAGCTTTGTTTTGGCATTTTCCAATTTACCTACAGGGTGTTAATCCAAAAAAAGATCAGGCAAGAGATACTTTATTTAGAATACGTCCAGGAAGTGTCATAAGAAAAGGAAAATGGAAGTTACACCACTATTTTGAAGATAATGCTATAGAGCTATATAATTTAGAAAAAGACTTATTTGAAAGTAAAAACCTCGTAGAGAAATATCCAAATAGAGTAAAAATTTTATATAAAGAATTAGAAGATTGGCGAGCAAAAATAAAAGCTCCGATACCAAATAAGTTAAACCCAGATTTTCAATGA
- a CDS encoding formylglycine-generating enzyme family protein, which yields MRKDLKLQKKQPSLGMVWIPSGTYIRGANPSDYFARKDEEPRHKVDIDGFYMDEHEVTNAQFKQFVDATGYVTTAEKKIQWEEMKKQLPYGTPKPHDSLLQAGSLSFHCKHSQIANLNDYSQWWEWKIGANWKHPEGKGSSIKGKENYPVVHISYDDALAYCKWLGRRLPTEAEWEYAARGGLKDAIFTWGNDVEFLSDNANTWQGVFPTSNTKEDGFERSAPVKSYPPNNYGLYDMAGNVWEWTQDWYDYNYYKSLDKNSSNNNPTGPNKPWNPNNSYSKEKVIRGGSFLCHDSYCASYRVSARMATSFDTGLEHLGFRTVLPSRLRQKN from the coding sequence TTGAGAAAGGATTTAAAACTTCAAAAGAAGCAACCTTCACTTGGGATGGTATGGATTCCTTCAGGGACTTACATCAGAGGAGCCAACCCTTCAGATTATTTTGCTCGAAAAGATGAAGAACCACGACATAAAGTAGATATCGATGGTTTTTATATGGATGAGCACGAGGTGACGAATGCCCAATTTAAACAATTTGTAGATGCCACAGGTTATGTGACTACGGCAGAGAAAAAAATACAGTGGGAGGAGATGAAAAAACAGCTCCCATATGGTACGCCAAAACCACATGACTCCTTGTTACAAGCCGGTTCTTTGTCTTTTCATTGTAAGCACTCGCAAATAGCAAATCTGAATGACTATTCACAATGGTGGGAATGGAAAATAGGAGCTAATTGGAAGCATCCAGAAGGAAAAGGAAGTAGTATTAAAGGGAAAGAGAATTATCCTGTAGTGCATATATCATATGACGATGCACTTGCATATTGCAAATGGTTGGGACGAAGACTTCCTACAGAGGCCGAATGGGAATATGCTGCAAGAGGTGGGTTGAAAGATGCTATTTTTACATGGGGAAATGATGTTGAATTTTTGAGTGATAATGCGAATACCTGGCAAGGTGTTTTCCCAACATCTAATACAAAAGAAGATGGATTTGAACGTTCTGCTCCAGTAAAATCATACCCTCCAAATAATTATGGTTTGTACGACATGGCAGGTAATGTTTGGGAATGGACTCAAGACTGGTATGATTACAATTATTATAAGTCTTTAGACAAAAATAGCTCTAATAATAATCCCACAGGACCAAATAAACCATGGAATCCGAATAACTCTTATTCTAAGGAAAAAGTAATTCGAGGAGGTTCATTTTTATGCCATGATTCTTACTGTGCGAGTTATAGAGTTTCAGCACGCATGGCAACAAGCTTTGATACAGGATTAGAACATCTTGGTTTTAGAACAGTGTTGCCTTCTCGTCTAAGACAAAAGAATTAG
- a CDS encoding Hsp20/alpha crystallin family protein produces the protein MELYYSFKRLLKLPNTVNADQDVMAEYKNGVLKLNLHIKEK, from the coding sequence CTGGAACTATATTATTCTTTTAAGAGATTATTAAAATTACCAAATACAGTTAATGCAGATCAAGATGTTATGGCTGAATATAAAAATGGTGTTTTAAAATTAAATCTTCACATTAAAGAAAAGTAA
- a CDS encoding alkaline phosphatase D family protein: MNRRTYIKTSILGSLLPTLDLYGFTKNLDAIWTTKTIDFSSDWHIWPDMKWVGPEYWGNRLQDWLIKNGKVICDVTDKNRTLHLLTTQKNANPSNIEASVDIELLNREIHHLNDGCIGFRFGAKGPFEDYRSAAVFGNGLDIGLTPKGRLVVGEKIFDTSFNQLPNSFSLHIKAKPEGIDKYNLTIEINLGDKDYFQQSDIIISSEQLAGNFALLANLADAKEIKSNPSIAFVDWKIKAEEAMEMTNQIYGPIYFAQYTLHQNKLKLTAQLSPIEAIKGHQVHLQLNIEGTWQTFKTTTLSHSGRAVNFIVDEWKYNEAIPYRVTVEIPLKDGLHRYIYEGSIAKEPTGSKSLKAGVFSCNFHYGFPDTDIVENVTKLDPDVILFLGDQFYEGTGGFGALYKGDFDKMCLDYLRKWMMFGWSYRELFRHKPCAIIPDDHDVYHGNVWGEEGKKADTNHGFGASAQDSGGYKMPAEWVNMVQFTQTSHLPDPYDSTPVKQNIGVYYTNWDYGGVSFAILEDRKFKSAPKHILPEEAQVSNGWILNDKFDIKKYAHLEADLLGKRQEEFLEQWVEKWSKGIVMKTVLSQTNFATIATLPEGAKTGAVIPSLYIPEKGEYIKGDKPTVDMDSNGWPKTKRDKAVSIIRKAFTFHIAGDQHLGSFSQYGIEHHGDSGYAFAGPALNNIWPRRFWPNVDTSNHTYENPAYTGDHEDGFGNKITVHAVANPHKIHKEPEVIHNRANGYGMVTFDKVNRTIKTECWPRFVDPTMRKSQYPGWPVTIHQLDNYGKEGKLWLPEFRVKGRQLPVLKIYNKDNNLIYALRIPTTFKPKVFEKGHYKVLIEVPETGFQKIYKKVKARSNQEKIINIDL, translated from the coding sequence ATGAATAGAAGAACCTATATAAAAACTTCCATATTAGGCTCGTTATTACCAACGTTAGACCTATATGGCTTTACAAAAAACCTTGATGCAATATGGACAACAAAAACCATAGATTTTTCGAGCGATTGGCATATCTGGCCTGACATGAAGTGGGTTGGCCCAGAGTATTGGGGTAACAGACTTCAAGATTGGCTCATAAAGAATGGCAAGGTAATTTGTGATGTCACCGACAAAAACAGAACCTTACACCTACTTACCACTCAAAAAAATGCCAACCCTTCAAATATTGAAGCCTCTGTAGACATTGAATTGCTTAATCGAGAAATCCATCATTTGAATGATGGTTGCATTGGTTTTCGCTTCGGTGCCAAAGGCCCTTTTGAAGATTATAGATCGGCAGCAGTATTTGGCAACGGACTAGATATAGGTCTCACCCCAAAAGGAAGATTAGTCGTAGGAGAAAAAATCTTTGACACCAGTTTTAATCAACTACCAAACTCATTTTCACTTCATATCAAAGCGAAACCAGAAGGAATCGACAAATACAACTTAACGATTGAAATTAACCTAGGCGACAAGGATTATTTTCAGCAATCGGACATTATAATTTCCTCAGAACAATTGGCAGGCAATTTTGCCTTATTGGCTAACCTAGCAGATGCAAAAGAGATAAAGAGCAACCCTTCCATTGCCTTTGTTGATTGGAAAATAAAGGCAGAAGAAGCTATGGAGATGACCAATCAAATTTATGGGCCCATCTATTTTGCACAATATACCTTGCATCAAAATAAGCTTAAGTTAACCGCACAACTTTCACCCATTGAAGCTATAAAAGGGCATCAAGTCCATTTGCAATTAAATATTGAAGGAACATGGCAAACCTTTAAAACCACAACACTTTCACACTCGGGTAGAGCCGTGAATTTTATTGTTGACGAATGGAAATATAATGAGGCTATACCGTATAGAGTAACTGTTGAAATCCCCTTGAAGGATGGCCTTCACAGATACATTTACGAAGGTTCCATAGCCAAAGAACCAACAGGCAGTAAATCATTGAAGGCAGGCGTTTTCAGTTGTAACTTCCATTATGGCTTTCCAGACACAGACATCGTTGAAAATGTTACGAAGTTAGATCCCGATGTGATTCTGTTTTTGGGAGATCAGTTCTATGAAGGAACGGGAGGTTTTGGAGCTTTGTATAAAGGTGATTTTGATAAAATGTGCCTTGATTATCTGCGTAAGTGGATGATGTTTGGATGGTCTTATCGCGAATTGTTCAGGCATAAACCCTGTGCTATCATCCCCGATGACCACGATGTATATCATGGAAACGTTTGGGGAGAAGAAGGTAAAAAAGCCGATACTAATCATGGATTTGGAGCCTCTGCACAAGATTCGGGGGGATACAAGATGCCAGCCGAATGGGTAAACATGGTGCAATTTACACAAACAAGCCATTTGCCGGATCCCTATGATTCAACCCCTGTAAAACAAAACATTGGTGTTTATTACACCAATTGGGATTATGGTGGTGTTAGCTTTGCCATTTTGGAGGACAGAAAATTCAAATCAGCCCCAAAGCATATACTTCCAGAAGAAGCTCAGGTAAGCAATGGTTGGATATTGAATGACAAGTTTGATATCAAAAAATATGCCCATCTTGAAGCAGATCTGTTAGGCAAAAGACAAGAAGAATTTTTAGAACAATGGGTAGAAAAGTGGAGCAAGGGAATCGTGATGAAAACCGTATTATCTCAAACTAATTTTGCTACAATAGCAACCCTACCTGAAGGAGCTAAAACCGGAGCTGTAATTCCTTCTCTTTATATTCCTGAAAAAGGAGAATACATTAAAGGAGACAAACCAACAGTGGATATGGATTCTAATGGATGGCCCAAAACAAAAAGAGACAAAGCCGTGAGTATTATTCGGAAAGCCTTTACTTTTCATATAGCAGGAGACCAACATTTAGGCTCTTTTTCTCAATATGGGATAGAACATCATGGCGATTCGGGATATGCTTTTGCAGGACCTGCTCTTAACAACATTTGGCCTAGAAGATTTTGGCCAAATGTAGATACTTCTAATCATACTTACGAAAACCCTGCTTATACAGGAGACCACGAAGATGGCTTTGGTAATAAAATTACCGTACATGCTGTTGCCAACCCTCATAAGATACACAAAGAACCCGAGGTTATTCACAACAGGGCTAATGGATATGGTATGGTAACCTTTGATAAGGTGAACCGAACTATCAAAACAGAATGTTGGCCTCGTTTCGTTGATCCAACTATGCGAAAGAGTCAGTATCCGGGATGGCCAGTAACAATTCATCAATTGGATAATTACGGAAAAGAAGGTAAACTATGGTTACCGGAATTTAGAGTGAAAGGGAGGCAGCTTCCAGTATTAAAAATTTATAACAAAGACAATAATTTGATTTATGCCCTTAGAATACCTACTACTTTTAAACCTAAGGTGTTTGAAAAAGGACACTACAAAGTACTTATAGAAGTACCGGAAACAGGGTTTCAAAAGATATATAAGAAAGTAAAGGCCAGAAGTAATCAAGAAAAAATTATCAATATCGATTTATAA
- a CDS encoding M14 metallopeptidase family protein yields MNKLFRFTFCIFFLASLSINAQIPKPSDVFGFEVGADYKLADYDQMLEYYEKLAASTDRVQMIEIGKSVMGRPMKLLFISSEENMQSLEKWRTISEKLSRARISPEEAKKLSYEGKAIVWFDGGMHATERAHAQMTSELMWRIASEESEEMKKIRDNVITLVVPVINPDGVDIVVDWYKKNLGTPYETTGPPILYQKYVGHDNNRDWFMSNMPETKAVTTVLYNQWYPQIVHNHHQTSPSWARIFLPPFRSPVNPNIHPGVTTGVNLVGTAMANRFAMKKMPGVISGTAFSMFWNGGMRTTPYYHNQIGILTEVAHATPTPRFYDPKKKPKNVGGKPSNGTEIFYPYPWEGGESHFRDAVDYMLTASMGILDLAADKKDEFLYNIYDMGKDAIEDTEKVFAYIIPKDQWNPSESINLTNILMQGGLEAHKATSSFYVGDKSYEAGSIIFYGAQAFRPYLTDLMEKQDYPDQFLYPGGPPQPPYDLAGWTLPMQMGVTVDKVNESFSAKTELITSKLSYKEGTVSGNGSFIFSNKDNLSALAVNRLQNTGYSVSKLKADYNDFSAGSFVVKGKRNLKKDLSKLSKELGIDFKDANSIDNSKIIELNKIKVGLYKSWQANMDEGWTRWMLEQFEFDIDTLHNKDIKNGKLSQYSAIIFPSQSPNGILHGHRETSMPKKFTGGIGLDGMAKIDQYAKSGGTVVFFDSSSDLAIEQLGLPVRNVISNISSSNFFIPGSLIRMKVDTKNPLAYGMIDEVAASFNRSRAFQAIKQRKSGEGGTEDIADAPEANVIEVTSYADKDLLMSGWAMGEERYLKNKSAMMHIPHGSGDIVLFGFRPQFRGQPRGTYKLIFNSIYMGAEK; encoded by the coding sequence ATGAATAAATTATTCCGTTTTACATTTTGCATTTTCTTTTTAGCAAGTTTATCTATAAATGCGCAAATTCCAAAACCATCCGACGTTTTCGGATTTGAAGTCGGAGCCGATTACAAACTAGCTGATTATGACCAAATGTTGGAGTATTATGAAAAACTAGCCGCATCTACAGATCGTGTTCAAATGATTGAGATTGGAAAATCTGTTATGGGACGCCCAATGAAACTCCTATTTATTTCAAGCGAAGAAAATATGCAATCTCTTGAAAAATGGCGAACTATAAGTGAAAAACTATCTCGCGCAAGAATATCACCCGAAGAGGCAAAAAAACTATCTTATGAAGGAAAAGCCATTGTATGGTTTGATGGAGGTATGCACGCAACTGAACGTGCTCATGCACAAATGACTTCAGAACTTATGTGGCGAATTGCTTCGGAAGAATCAGAAGAAATGAAAAAAATTAGAGATAATGTTATTACGCTTGTGGTTCCAGTAATAAATCCTGATGGTGTAGATATTGTGGTAGATTGGTACAAAAAAAACCTAGGAACACCTTACGAAACAACTGGTCCACCTATACTTTATCAAAAATATGTAGGTCATGATAACAATCGTGATTGGTTTATGAGCAATATGCCAGAAACCAAAGCAGTGACTACCGTATTATACAATCAGTGGTATCCGCAAATTGTTCATAACCACCACCAAACATCACCATCATGGGCACGTATATTTTTACCACCTTTTAGAAGCCCCGTAAACCCAAATATTCATCCAGGAGTAACTACAGGAGTAAATCTTGTAGGTACAGCTATGGCAAATAGATTTGCCATGAAAAAAATGCCTGGAGTAATATCAGGAACAGCTTTTAGTATGTTTTGGAATGGAGGAATGAGAACAACACCATATTACCATAACCAAATAGGAATATTAACCGAAGTAGCTCATGCAACTCCTACACCTCGGTTTTATGATCCTAAAAAGAAACCTAAAAATGTTGGAGGAAAACCATCTAATGGTACCGAAATATTTTACCCTTACCCTTGGGAAGGTGGCGAATCACACTTTAGGGATGCTGTAGATTACATGTTGACTGCATCTATGGGGATCTTAGACTTAGCTGCCGATAAGAAAGATGAGTTTTTGTATAATATCTATGATATGGGGAAAGATGCCATTGAGGATACCGAAAAAGTATTTGCATACATTATCCCAAAAGACCAATGGAATCCAAGTGAATCTATTAACCTAACAAATATTTTAATGCAAGGTGGTCTTGAGGCGCATAAAGCGACGTCTTCTTTTTATGTTGGTGATAAATCATATGAAGCTGGTTCAATAATTTTTTATGGAGCTCAAGCTTTTAGACCTTACCTAACAGATTTGATGGAAAAACAAGATTATCCAGACCAATTTTTATATCCAGGTGGACCACCACAACCTCCTTACGATTTAGCGGGTTGGACACTACCTATGCAAATGGGTGTTACTGTTGATAAGGTTAACGAATCTTTTAGTGCTAAAACAGAACTTATAACATCTAAACTTAGTTATAAAGAAGGAACCGTTAGTGGAAATGGAAGTTTTATATTCTCAAATAAAGATAATTTAAGTGCATTGGCCGTAAACAGATTACAAAATACTGGTTATAGTGTTAGCAAATTAAAAGCAGATTATAATGATTTCTCAGCTGGCTCATTTGTTGTAAAAGGTAAAAGAAACTTAAAAAAGGATCTTTCAAAACTAAGTAAAGAACTTGGTATTGATTTTAAAGATGCAAACAGTATAGACAACTCTAAAATTATTGAGTTAAATAAAATTAAAGTTGGTCTTTATAAATCTTGGCAAGCAAATATGGATGAAGGTTGGACTAGATGGATGCTAGAACAGTTTGAATTTGATATAGACACATTACACAATAAGGATATTAAAAATGGTAAATTATCGCAGTATAGTGCTATTATATTTCCTTCTCAAAGCCCAAATGGGATCTTACATGGCCATCGCGAAACTTCGATGCCTAAAAAGTTTACAGGAGGAATTGGATTAGATGGAATGGCAAAAATTGACCAATACGCAAAATCTGGTGGAACCGTTGTGTTCTTTGATTCTTCGAGTGATTTAGCTATTGAGCAATTAGGACTTCCAGTACGTAATGTAATATCAAATATATCATCAAGCAATTTCTTTATTCCTGGGTCTTTAATTAGAATGAAAGTAGATACAAAAAATCCTTTGGCTTATGGAATGATAGATGAAGTTGCCGCTTCTTTTAATAGAAGTCGTGCTTTTCAAGCCATAAAACAACGTAAATCTGGTGAAGGTGGTACTGAAGATATAGCTGACGCTCCAGAAGCAAATGTAATTGAAGTTACTTCGTATGCAGATAAAGATCTATTAATGAGTGGTTGGGCTATGGGAGAAGAGCGTTATTTAAAAAATAAGAGTGCTATGATGCATATTCCTCATGGAAGTGGTGATATTGTATTATTTGGCTTTAGGCCTCAATTTAGAGGGCAACCAAGAGGTACTTATAAGTTGATTTTTAATTCCATTTATATGGGAGCTGAAAAATAA
- a CDS encoding arylsulfatase yields MNRFLQFLCFVAIGICLYSCKQKKTDQNATTQKPNIIYILADDLGYGELGVYGQEKIETPNIDALAKDGMIFTQHYTSAPVCAPARYMLLTGKHSGNSYIRGNDEWNERGDVWNYKAIIKDSTLEGQRPIPESTILFPKLLKEKGYATGMVGKWGLGAPHTQSIPTKMGFDYFYGYNCQRQAHTYYPVHLYENEKKVHLKNDTIAPRKKLEKGADINDPASYADYTLNEYTPDLMFENMMGFISENKKNPFFFYWATPIPHNPIQAPQKWIDYYKAKFGEEEPYLGEKGYYPHQNPRAGYAAMISYLDENVGKLIDYLKKEGLYENTLIMFTSDNGVTYTGGTDGAFFNSSGPFGEAYGKAKGFVYEGGIRVPMIATWPGYIKAGTKTNHISAHYDVMATLSELTGYEIRKGTDGISFLPELLGKQNQIKHEFLFWEYPEYGGQVAIRIGDWKVIRQNLKSKKKEPTLELYNLQEDPEESNNVAEQYPEIIAKAAAIFAKEHTDAATERFRIPLIEKGLLHDKQKTIEKQERVLEKKQKS; encoded by the coding sequence ATGAACCGTTTTTTACAATTTTTGTGTTTTGTTGCTATTGGGATATGCCTTTATTCATGTAAACAAAAAAAAACAGATCAAAATGCAACTACTCAAAAACCAAACATTATTTACATTTTAGCCGATGACTTAGGTTATGGGGAATTGGGTGTTTATGGTCAGGAAAAGATAGAAACACCAAATATTGACGCCCTTGCCAAAGACGGTATGATTTTCACTCAGCATTACACAAGTGCCCCTGTTTGTGCACCAGCACGATATATGCTATTAACAGGTAAGCACTCAGGAAACTCGTATATAAGAGGAAATGATGAATGGAATGAAAGAGGAGACGTTTGGAATTACAAAGCTATCATTAAAGACTCAACACTAGAAGGGCAAAGACCAATTCCTGAATCGACAATTCTTTTTCCGAAACTACTGAAGGAAAAAGGATATGCCACAGGTATGGTTGGCAAGTGGGGTTTGGGAGCCCCTCATACTCAATCTATTCCAACAAAAATGGGCTTCGATTATTTTTATGGATACAATTGTCAAAGACAAGCACATACCTATTATCCTGTTCATTTGTATGAAAATGAAAAAAAAGTACATTTAAAGAATGACACAATCGCCCCGAGAAAAAAGTTAGAAAAAGGAGCAGATATCAACGACCCAGCAAGTTATGCAGATTACACCTTGAATGAATACACGCCCGATTTGATGTTTGAAAATATGATGGGCTTCATTTCAGAAAACAAGAAAAATCCTTTCTTTTTCTATTGGGCCACCCCCATCCCCCACAATCCCATCCAAGCTCCACAAAAATGGATAGACTATTACAAAGCCAAATTTGGGGAGGAAGAACCCTATTTGGGCGAAAAAGGATATTACCCTCACCAAAACCCAAGGGCTGGCTATGCCGCCATGATTTCCTATTTGGATGAAAACGTAGGCAAACTTATCGACTATTTGAAGAAGGAAGGCTTGTATGAGAATACGCTAATCATGTTTACCTCAGACAATGGAGTAACTTACACTGGCGGGACAGACGGTGCTTTCTTTAACAGCTCAGGGCCTTTTGGTGAAGCCTACGGAAAAGCAAAAGGTTTTGTCTATGAAGGGGGTATTCGCGTACCTATGATAGCAACATGGCCAGGGTATATCAAAGCTGGGACTAAAACTAATCATATTTCTGCTCATTACGACGTGATGGCAACACTGTCTGAACTTACTGGATATGAGATTCGTAAAGGTACAGACGGTATAAGTTTTTTACCCGAACTATTAGGAAAGCAAAACCAGATAAAACACGAGTTCTTATTTTGGGAATATCCCGAATATGGTGGTCAGGTAGCCATTAGAATTGGTGATTGGAAAGTCATTCGTCAAAATTTAAAAAGCAAAAAGAAAGAACCCACATTAGAACTTTACAACTTACAAGAAGACCCTGAAGAAAGTAATAATGTAGCTGAACAATATCCTGAAATTATAGCCAAGGCAGCGGCTATATTTGCCAAAGAGCACACAGATGCAGCCACCGAGAGATTTCGTATCCCGCTCATAGAAAAAGGGTTACTTCATGATAAACAAAAGACCATTGAAAAGCAAGAGAGGGTTCTTGAGAAAAAACAGAAATCATAA